The DNA window AACATTCAACGTTTCGAATAATTCGTAGGgtatttataaattttattctatgtttattttgtgattgtgaattttttctatagTTTATGCGGAATGCGCAATCGTTTCGGATAGGTCAACACACCTGTCCACCAGGATTTATAAACACTCGACGTGACGGACTGATTAATGCTGGGTTGTGGCGTTTAAACCAATGCCCCCGGATAGATCGAGGGTGCCTAGGTCCAGTAAAGGGGACTCAAAATGGTTAAAGtctcaaatttctcttcttacgatctcttcgaatttttgttgttgttgtcgttaTTGTTTTGCACAGTGACGCGAGAAAATCTCTCGGAACAAacaaatccactttttttcccgCATACCGCAGCTGAATACTGTATATTACAACTATTTCCCTCGTTCGCAGTGTAACGTTGATCGTATAAAATCAGCGTCACTCTTCCAATTATTTTGATACGGTAGTTTCTTTTATTCACGggtcttctttttctcatcctttttcttaCGAGTTTCCAAGCGTTTCCCAGGATTCGTCATCCCTTCACGCACGAATCATTAgcagaatttccaaaaaaaaacttaatcaCTAAACATTTATACTCTTTATATGTTAAATGATAGTAATTAATATAGTAAATTTGCCcaggaattgaaaaaagaattatttagtattatggactatttagttttttcattgtcatttaagaaaaaatttaaccaTTGTGATTTTtcgttgtaattttttttcattcttcttgaTCCTCCTCTGGGCTCGAAAACCTGATCATGATTGAATCATCCAGAGATCTGTTCTGATGCGAAGCACTAACAACTTTTCtcctcttaattttttttggctgtTTTCCTTTGAGGTTAGTGAGTTGTTGAGATGGATGTCCAGATGAATTTTAAtgccatttttttcgtttttttcttcctctctgcCATCTTCACATCCGGAAAGTCGTTCTGATCAGGCTGGTTGAAGGAACAACAAATGTTTTCGGACACACGTTCACATTTTGTGTCTCATCGCCAAAAATCGCTCTCATTGCTACGGTAATATGACCTATAAGTAATATTGCGTCAAAAAGGGGGTGGGATAGAGAAACGGTGATTGGCTGAGTCGTGCTACAAGCGTTTTAAGCTCTAATATCCCGAAATACGGCAACTAAGAGGGATTACCTTGGTCGAATTTTACTAATTCCTACTGTAAAACGGACAGAATTAAACTctaatgagaaaagaaaatcttttgcaCGATTTTCAATTgatacaataaaaaattgcatttagTATCATatagaagtaaataactgaTCCATAGCGAGCAAATTTACATAgtataagaaaaaagtgcataaCTTTTTGGTTCTCCCGAACCTACCGTGACTCCTTAATTCTAATTCACGTGGAATTACTGAAATAGAATCATCAACTCCACTGTTTGtatcctttcttcaattttttagagaaactaggaaaaaatcaataatatttCCTCTGAAACGCATATTTGTGTCGTTGAGATTCAATtgagttttcgttttttttttcttgtgtacaACATCAGAAGAGTCCTTTGATAAGAAATCCCGAGAAATTGCAAACCTGGATAATCTCTGCTGTCCCAGTATTCTCAAAATCTTAGCTGATTCCTGCCGTTTTCTTCActtcagctgcagcaatatttTCAGTAGATTTCTGCATTgatctgtgatttttttttatttttaaaagtttatttatttattagaaagTGTTTATAGGTGcgctataaaacaaaaatcaagaaagaaCAGAGCTTACTACAATTTCGGCTAGAAATTACACCATTTCACCACTTCAAAATTGTCTTCTTTAAGCAAATTGTGTGATTCCTAGAAGAacttcgggatttttttttcaatctctcCTATCTCCACAGGCGTTAATTAATGTAAATCCCCTAAATACTTATTAATATTGATATTAATTTCTACTACCTTGCTGGTAAAGTGGGATTCactgaaaaaatggaaaatccaaATTCGAGAAGCATTTTCAATTGACAAACAATTTTCAATTGACAACAACATTTTCAATTGCTGTGCGCACGTTAACTCTGCACTTTCCCACCACTCTCCTGCTGGGACCTTGGTTATAATTCCAGTTATAGCTTGTCATCTGGCTTTGCCGGTGGCTCTGTCCTCAACGAGACATCGCATTCCGCGGAGAGACGCAGATCAGCTACCGTCACTGTGCAGCGGGAAGTACAAAAGAACTAAACGGTGGTATCAATTTCGCGGTGCACTCCTGTGAGTGCGCGAACGAACAGCCGTGAATAGCCGGATGGTCGTCGGATGCGAGGCTCACCTCAAAAACCCGGAGGGACCTCGGCTCTCCCGCGCTCTGATTTTACGTTCACCTTCGATGAAAGGGAAGTGCAGCTCGGTTCAGTCCGTTGGTGGACGGGCCGACTCGTCGGCGCTCGACTGCTGTTGCTGCTGTTTTCGACGTCGTGCCCCAGTCTTCTGGGGAATACGGTAGGTTCGCGTCGGATCGAATTTCACCTCCATCCATTGCGTAGAGAGAGAGCGCCTCAGCGTCAACGCTCCTCATCGATTTCTGGCGCTGCACGAACCAAACCGAACCAGAATTTTCGCTAGTTTTGCAGTAAATGGGATTCTGAACGCCTGGACTTCGACGGTTTCTTGAGGACAAAACACTTTCTTTCACTTAGTGCTGCGAGGAACGCAGCAGAACTATTCTGGAATAAGTTAGGAGTGAAATGACCTCGGTTCTCGTCTGGTGTTACATGGTGTTACGTGAGTACTTGAGGTGACTGATGGTGACGAGTTATCTGGCGCTGCGATGACTGAATGACTGCATATGTCATCGCTCCAACCACTCTAGGTGgatagaaatttttctgaaaaatatatATGGAAATTGTGCGAAAATCTTCGGaatttagatttaaaaaaaacaaaatttcaaattttatttatgcCTTTCGaacagatattttttttctgcaaagtgAACTCACATCCAAAATCTTCTGTAGTCTTTTGTAGtggatgaaattttttgttcaattttttctcgccGCAATAATATTAGgtgacatttttttcagcaacttGAAAGCTTCGATGGTTGACGTTATGGATTACCATTAATGGAATATTCTGAAAGAATTCCTCTACAGAGGAAATTTAACTGATCTCTCAAAAACTCTTACGCCTTTTACCTTGGACTTGCTCTCCTTATTTAAGAGCTTGGAATTGTTAACGTCCAGATTGAGACCTTAAATCCTGGATTATGACAAATCTGGATTCAAATTCTGTCAATTCAGAATGGAATGATCGATGTAGCACGACCTGACGGCGAGGCTAATCTTTTTCTCTTGTAATTCgcgaattttgttgttttttcttccgaaagtttgtttttttttcagaattctgtTCGAAATCTTTGACGATTATTTGAATAAAGAAGGTATGTATACACGGGGGCGTATCGTCAATgctaaaattttgcaaaaagatgTTTTAGTCTTAGTATTGATTTTGGGGGTGAAATCAAACTTTTTAGGATAGGTACAGCTCCTCGGACTCTTTTGACTCCTAACTCTCTTTTTGACACCTCATTGAGTTGATCCAAGCTCGTATTCGGGTCTAACGAGTCCAGATGAGCCTTTAAAACACGAAGCGCTATGTGATCTGGCTGGGTTTGATCGAGGGATTCAGGATAGGCGGTCAAAGTGAGCAAAAAATAAGCGTGTAGATTTAATTTCAGGGTTTCAccgtaaataaaaacaaataatggaGATATTAGTGAAAAcccatgttttttgtttggtcAGGCACTCGGCACATTGAGATGTCGCAATTTATTTCCATATGGAtaagctagtttttttttcccagaaaccttctgaggttcaactTTTCCCCTTGAACTTCGGAAAACGAAGTACATACGTTAGtagttcttggaaaaaaattccttgcaGAAAAGCTTAAGGAAAATTGGCTCTTACGGTCATTGGCTTCTTCACAGCGAGTGTTAGGAACCCCTTTAAGCTCGTGAAAATTTCCCAACAAAGCGGGAGAGTTCgatatttttgtgttattttggCTAAGAAGCTGAAAAGCTGGAAGAGTTGCTCGCACGTGCGATTTCGTACATGTGAATACACAGAATAAGGAACTGTAAAAAAGACTGTAAAAAACTGTAAAAGTTCACGTACTGTACGATTACTTGTAGCAAAAGTTTGATCTCATATCatattcattctattttttgcaGGGCAATAACCCCTTTACAAAGTGGTTTTGGCGGTatgaccagaaaaaaatccaataaatcgATATGAGGTCATGAACTGGTTATTGCGACGCCACATCAATGGCTGGCTCGACATTCGTTTCACATTCTTTTCACTCCCTTCTCACTTATGAGGCCTCAGAAGTGAATAATTTTCCATCCTATTCACCTTGAAGTTTCTAAACGTTTACTCCGTCTAAGGACCGAGGCGACACAAAGTCTCAGAACATTCTCTAGTCCTTATTCCACTAATCTCTtccagaattcaaaaaattccatctatttttttttcccttttttattcCCTTTGCATTCAGTTCGAATAGCAGGTAAAATGGTATTTTTGCTCGAATATATCAGAAATATCGttcttcttcctgaaaataagTCATACGGCAACTATAATAAGCTCGTTCATCTAATTTTCTACTATTATTCTTAATTAAGagcaaaaaagttgttttttcttagcgATGACCACAACGATAGCAGAATTCCTGAATGGAGATCACCTCTACCAGTTTTTGCTTTAGAAAATTGCAAGTGCAAGCGTGATCTCTCACTTTTCTCCGAATCAGTGCCGGTCAGGAGCAGCACAGTACATAATCGTTGAGGTGCATAACCATCCTGAGTATTACAGTAATGTTAAGGGTCATCAGTAGTCGTATGTCCAGAAACGTACATATGTCCGTATATCTGTTCACTTCCTGCTGGGAGTTAATTTCAATTAACAGACTCCAACGGTCAATACTATGAGGACGTCGTGTTTGTTTAGTGCCTCAACTAACGTGGTACTGATGGCCTTCCCCAGGGATCAGCTTCGAAGCTGGTTCATATAGCTTATGTAGGGGTTAAATATtccttaaaaattgaattatttcttcgcaattttttttctaacagatGGGGAGATACGGCTGGGAGCGATCATGTTTTCGTGATTTGACAACGATATCCTACTtcctcaaaattaaatttgaaaacgaaatcaatccaatatatatgtaaataaagATGACGTGTATGGatcaaaaaagtttatttaattaaaaatcttactttattccatttttttaaagcgtgTTTAAGGCGTATTTCAATAGGAAGGTATAATAATGTCTATCATCTATTTTgagaataatttcattttatagAACCTTACATTACAAAAATCCATAAGTTTTGTGAATACTGGagcgaataaatgaaaatttccccaATAAAAGTTGACCGAATCTAAGAAATAAATGCTTTCGAAGCAAACTTCTCGAAACTGAAAAAGATTTCTGagcacttttttcagaaaaaaattcctgcaaagcattttaaaaaaaagataataaaaaactTGATTCAGAAAAAGGTGCAAATCATCTTGTCATTCACTGAAATTTCATGCATAACTGTGATTCTGAAGGACCATCTATTTCTAAATTCATAGAACTTCTGGAAGCGCAGCAATCGCGTCTCAGTATAAACAGGGGATGCCGCGGGATCCAAGAATGGGACGgactgatatttttttttagttggatcgatttcttttttttttggtaatgaatttatttgaatttcatcTCAACTAAATAAActgttttgttcatttttttcaaattttcattcacattttGTCTGGAATCAATCAGAACACACGCATTTGTTTTGCATCGTACGCGCCATCAATTCTGGATTACGATATTTCTCTAATGGTGTACAGTAGACGGTACTAAtctaataatagtgataactATCCTCGAAAGATTAGGGGTGCAAAATAAATTACTGATAGCACTGTCCCTAAGTGCACACAGAAATGCATTACAGTTATCGGTACGGTAATCGCTTGATGGATGCGTCCAGGATGCGGACGACGCCAGCGCTGCTCAACTATCCTCGATCCTTCCATGTTTAAGTAGTTGACGCGGATGTCTCGGACGGAAATTCTCGGAATCATCTcggaattttgattttgtaaATTAGTTTCATAGCAGTTTATGGtgtaagaaaaacaattactgagttctgaagagtaaaatgaaaaaaattaaaattaaaaaaattaataaattgtaaaattttcgtcgtaaaattaaaatgaacttttttccgATAATCATGAATAATCTTTGATAATCTGGAGTTTTTGCTATTGTTCTGTGGATCTTAGTATCACCTTAGCATGAGGTAATGactgaaaaattggaaaaattaaattaatatgcGGTacgaaataatggaaaaagtggttggtaaaaaaaaacgttatcaTTTTCCTGATTCCTAACAGGGTCTTCATATcgactatttattttatttattttattttaatttattgtagattttatttattttattccttaaACAATATTTGGGTGAAATTTTCACTACAAAATAAGTAATTTagccattttttcttgctttgtaTTTGATTAAAGCCCaaagaatttatttataagCTTGGTATGTACATATACTTTAAGCTAAGCGAAATTATACATGAAatattattggaaaaaaaaaacagatgactGATGACTAAGGCTGGCTGAAATCACAGACAACGTAAGAGCAACATTGCATTCATTACACGAAATATAGTAGCAATAATACCGTATTTAAGACATTTGAATATGAAGCACCTTTTCTTCGACGAGTTTTATGACGTTTTGATTTGCGTCAGCCGTCGTGTCGGTTTTCTTTGtggtcgtcgtcgtcgtcgtcgtcgtttcCGGCTCCACGGACAACGTTTTCACCTTATCGTTCACGTTATTCGCCGCCTTCGATTCCGTCGGTTCCGGCACCTCAACGACGACATTATTTGTGGCGGGTTTCGGCGCTTCTTCCACAGCTACCGCGGCCTTCAACGGCGGCTCCACCGTCGACTTCAACGCTGATTCCACAGTCGACGTTTCCGATGTGATCGGTGATTTCACGGGAGTTTTCGTTGTTGGCGTCGTCTCTTTCACCTCTTTCGCCTCTTTTCCCACTTCACCTTTAGGCTCATCTGAATGCGCTTCTCGTTCTGCACGTACTTtcgcctgtttttctttcctttcattcttctCCACCTTATTCACAATTCttctcaacaatttcttgATCTCGTATTTTTCCGTATAACGTCTCTGAAACGGAAATATTACCAGAGAGGagcaaaattaggaaaaatttcgGATTTTATTTGGATGTGTTCCAGTTACTCACGTGATTTTTCGCTGTTCAGCTGAAATTCCTCCAAAAATACATATACTTCATTAAAgtatgaaataaaacttttcaCTTTATACGCTCAACTACGAGTTCACGGTTTGAAAGTTataaagaaatggagaaaatccgaaaaaaaacatgaccGTTTTATTACGAACCAAATTCTTTGTAAGCTTTAAAGTAAGCACttggaaattatttcgaaaaaaaccgCCAGAATATCTGAATAATCgggaaaattttttcagaCGATAAAACACTTTACTAAGCCGGCCATTTTGCGTTaatgttgaatttttcaatttcagatttcagtttttcaaatttcattcttcaaatttcaaaatcaatttcaatttcaacttttcaatttcaattcaatcaaaaatcataaataaatatcatgtCAAAAAAGACCGAGATGAGATGATGCTGTCGTTTTGTTCAACAAAAGGCTGCAATAatctaaaattgaaaattttccatcatGTAAACCAGTAGGCATCAAATAAAATTCTgtataattagaaaaaagtggtttgaGTCGTTaaggaacaaaataaaagttatggAAACTAGTTGTGCTCTTATTacgaaagaaattaaaaattcactttgatcAGCTCTGAAAGTAGATCAGAGTGAGAAATCACAAGCAGACCCAAACGATTTCGTCATCGATAAACATTTTTAGATGAATCTCAGGTGATGTCACGTTTTCaggaaattacaaaattaatttttcggaTCCTACCTAAATGGACACCTGTTGTTTTTGAATGGCTTAAGGGGGAACAGAGTTtcttacattttcatttttgtcgtTTCCAAAACTTCCTAAAAATCCTACGTTTTTTCGGATTTCGTCGTTGTTACAAAGGATACAAATGGAACACTTcgataattttctttgcaaaaaaaatctcgaatacGGAAGAGCGGACCTTGACATCAACTTGGAACAGCAGATGcagcattttaattttttttttcgtaccaTTTCGTACAATGTTTTATGCCGCATGCCGTTCTGTtttacaccttttttttcagtgcgttgaatttttcaatcaaaaaaaggagggaaTAATGAGTCTTACTTTTGTTGGCTTTCTAACGACTGGATTTTTAGCCGCCGAGTCTTCTTTGCTACTCATAGAAGTCTTTGCGTTCCGTCGCATGTTACGCGGATGTTGTTTTGACGGCGCAGATTCATTCTGCAAGAAGAGCAGAATTCTCGTGAATCGTTAGTCCGATGTTTCGATCCCATCGAGGATTTTTCAACTATATTTTTGGAGCGGAAACAGTAACTTTAGTTCAAGTAGTTGCCGAAAATATTACTGACGTAAATcccaataataatattaaaaaagaagaaaaaataaaataagaaaataaacagtaaaaaatCTATAGGAATAAGATAATgttgttaataaataaaataattaataaataaaaatatgttaaataataataatattaataataaaatataaatacgcAATGGAGCCTTAAGTAGTacgtccatttttttaaaaaataagtacgGCAGATTACGGTTCAGTACTCGGCCTAATTTGATTATTTGCACAAAAAGTGATTGGCAATCAATCAGAATCAAGCAGAATTCCTTGCGCCGGTGTTATCCAGCCACCAAATCAGGATTGGTGCAAGGCTCGGGGAAGGGGCAGTGTGCCAGGCAGACTAAAACGCTACAAACCTTGTTTGTGTCGAGATTTTTCCCATTATTCTTCAGCTCTCCATCGGTATGCGTCGCGTTGCGATCCTGATGACGTGCGCCACCTCGGCCACGACCTCTACCTCTGAAGTTTGTCGATTCTTGCTGTTGAACGCTTACTCTTCCCTCCAAACGGCTTCCTTTGTTTACCTGAACAGATGAAATATTGAGTAAATTACtaattgaagaaatgaaacgaataaATGCGACCTGAGGGTTTTGCGCTCCGTCAGCACGTGTTGCACCTCGGGACTTTTGACCGCCGCGTTGACCACGATTCGCGGACCGTTGATGTCCGCCACGGCCAGACGGTTTCCTCAGAATATCTATGGACGGCACATTCTCACGCCATGTTTCAGCACTAAAAATATCGGCGATTCAACCAGAAATTTCATAAATGTAGTAAGAAATGGAACCAACTATGCAAATATTATCTATTTTGTAAAAACTTACTTATTACCTCATCACCTATcacgttttcaaaaatttcttcttcttcttaaaaaatgcaaagtatcagcattagaaaaaattaaagccaTGGCGCTGGTTATGATTTTATGATAAGGTGGCAAGGGGTGTAACGCaatggtaagaggttccgctatgaCTACGtcatcgatggttcgaaaccatccCAATGCAAACCAGCT is part of the Necator americanus strain Aroian chromosome V, whole genome shotgun sequence genome and encodes:
- a CDS encoding hypothetical protein (NECATOR_CHRV.G21100.T1); the protein is MAPWLIASGTLQRDFLYRWMERESRHSKEEEEELDRKIAQIREKNLKIEERKKEIDADRANYTDEPPRKPSKPSPPRTGNSKTAKGEWDREWDHGKTPAETWRENVPSIDILRKPSGRGGHQRSANRGQRGGQKSRGATRADGAQNPQVNKGSRLEGRVSVQQQESTNFRGRGRGRGGARHQDRNATHTDGELKNNGKNLDTNKNESAPSKQHPRNMRRNAKTSMSSKEDSAAKNPVVRKPTKRRYTEKYEIKKLLRRIVNKVEKNERKEKQAKVRAEREAHSDEPKGEVGKEAKEVKETTPTTKTPVKSPITSETSTVESALKSTVEPPLKAAVAVEEAPKPATNNVVVEVPEPTESKAANNVNDKVKTLSVEPETTTTTTTTTKKTDTTADANQNVIKLVEEKVLHIQMS
- a CDS encoding hypothetical protein (NECATOR_CHRV.G21100.T2), coding for MSLFFTLLLLLLLLLLLSLLLLLLLLLLLLLLLLLLLLLLLLLLLLLLLLLLLLLSLLLLLLSFIITIFQLRIKDKISGVDQSFFGSVKEFDFNPESYDVLFDSANALDFNPGWNDLKRKKNAYYSNWWMERESRHSKEEEEELDRKIAQIREKNLKIEERKKEIDADRANYTDEPPRKPSKPSPPRTGNSKTAKGEWDREWDHGKTPAETWRENVPSIDILRKPSGRGGHQRSANRGQRGGQKSRGATRADGAQNPQVNKGSRLEGRVSVQQQESTNFRGRGRGRGGARHQDRNATHTDGELKNNGKNLDTNKNESAPSKQHPRNMRRNAKTSMSSKEDSAAKNPVVRKPTKRRYTEKYEIKKLLRRIVNKVEKNERKEKQAKVRAEREAHSDEPKGEVGKEAKEVKETTPTTKTPVKSPITSETSTVESALKSTVEPPLKAAVAVEEAPKPATNNVVVEVPEPTESKAANNVNDKVKTLSVEPETTTTTTTTTKKTDTTADANQNVIKLVEEKVLHIQMS